A region of Domibacillus sp. DTU_2020_1001157_1_SI_ALB_TIR_016 DNA encodes the following proteins:
- a CDS encoding glycoside hydrolase family 1 protein — protein MKFSHDFLFGAASASYQVEGAWNEDGKGVTNWDVFSKIPGKTFEGTNGDVAIDHYHRYKEDIKLMAEMGLESYRFSVSWARILPTGDGEVNEKGLEFYNNIINECLKYGIVPFVTLYHWDLPLTLEEDGGWTNKRTAEAFVKYADICFRAFGDRVKHWITFNETVMFCGLGYLKGAHPPGIQNDEKKYFQATHYVFYAHAKAVEVYKQLNQYGEIGITHVFLPAYSVDDQEENIIAARHANEYETFWYYDPILKGGYPSYVTEQLKEKGWTPNWTEDELDTLRRNADKNDFIGLNYYQPIRVEKNHEAVSSVEHSRETSTLAPGNPSFDGFYRTVKMEDKTYTKWGWEISPQGFLDGLHMLKDRYGDIKMYVTENGLGDEDPIIEGEIVDVPRIKYIEEHLKVIKRAIGEGIHLKGYYAWSVIDLLSWLNGFKKQYGFIYVDHNDGLNRKKKLSFHWYKQIIETRGEEL, from the coding sequence ATGAAGTTTTCACACGATTTTTTATTTGGAGCAGCTTCGGCTTCTTATCAAGTAGAAGGAGCATGGAACGAAGATGGTAAAGGGGTAACTAACTGGGATGTCTTTTCAAAGATCCCAGGAAAAACATTTGAAGGCACAAACGGGGATGTAGCGATCGATCATTATCACCGTTATAAAGAAGATATTAAATTAATGGCCGAGATGGGGCTTGAATCGTACCGGTTTTCTGTTTCGTGGGCACGTATTTTGCCAACAGGAGACGGAGAAGTAAATGAAAAAGGCTTGGAGTTTTACAACAATATCATCAATGAATGCTTAAAATATGGAATTGTCCCGTTTGTAACGCTCTACCATTGGGACTTGCCTCTGACGCTTGAAGAAGACGGGGGATGGACAAATAAACGGACAGCAGAAGCTTTCGTCAAATACGCAGACATTTGTTTCCGGGCATTCGGTGATCGTGTTAAACATTGGATTACGTTTAATGAAACGGTAATGTTTTGTGGATTAGGTTATCTAAAAGGCGCGCATCCGCCTGGTATACAGAACGACGAGAAAAAGTACTTTCAGGCAACGCACTATGTGTTCTATGCCCATGCAAAAGCGGTAGAAGTGTATAAGCAGCTGAATCAATACGGTGAAATCGGGATTACACATGTATTCCTGCCAGCTTACAGCGTAGACGATCAGGAGGAAAATATCATCGCTGCCCGTCATGCGAATGAATATGAAACATTTTGGTACTATGATCCGATCTTAAAAGGCGGATATCCATCTTATGTAACAGAGCAATTAAAAGAAAAAGGCTGGACGCCAAACTGGACAGAAGATGAGCTGGATACATTAAGAAGAAATGCAGATAAAAATGACTTTATCGGTCTTAATTATTACCAGCCGATTCGTGTAGAAAAAAATCACGAAGCGGTTTCGTCTGTGGAGCATTCAAGAGAAACCTCCACGTTAGCTCCTGGCAACCCATCTTTTGATGGCTTTTACCGGACGGTGAAAATGGAAGACAAAACGTATACGAAATGGGGCTGGGAAATCTCGCCTCAAGGATTTTTAGATGGGCTTCATATGCTTAAAGACCGTTATGGTGATATTAAAATGTACGTAACGGAAAACGGACTTGGAGACGAAGATCCGATTATTGAGGGCGAAATCGTAGATGTTCCGCGTATTAAATATATTGAGGAGCATTTAAAAGTGATTAAGCGTGCCATCGGAGAAGGTATTCATTTAAAAGGGTATTACGCATGGTCTGTCATTGACCTGCTGAGCTGGCTGAACGGGTTTAAAAAGCAATACGGGTTTATTTACGTTGATCATAATGATGGTCTAAACCGCAAGAAGAAACTGTCGTTTCATTGGTACAAGCAAATCATTGAAACGAGAGGAGAAGAGCTATAA
- a CDS encoding transposase: METISLKLELMKPTHAKEQIYCKMTELNTGFSNWLLQYDELSKATSKVYKLFSANKLPSAIVNQTIREVKSQKKNQKAKAFRRFWCTFNNQNLKVEKEKGLYKLSFPTLEKRVGVPVVAELYQQHWLDKILSGEAKLGAGELYEKKGKWYMSVAVSFEPKVVSSSSKVMGVDVGLNYLAVASIGTNSLFFKGNEAAFIRRTFSSRRKTLGRNKLLSVIKASKDKESQWMKNLNHKISRQIVNFAAENGVHCIRMEDLTGIRRKAKSKKDAGRNLHSWAHYQLQQFIEYKAKMAGIQVEYVNPHHTSQTCKCGHVDKKNRKRHTFACVKCQYKLHADANAAINISKAISGSSKKKNKQAA, translated from the coding sequence ATGGAGACTATTTCTTTAAAGCTGGAACTAATGAAGCCAACCCATGCAAAAGAACAGATATACTGCAAAATGACCGAATTAAACACCGGATTTTCCAATTGGCTTCTTCAGTATGATGAACTTTCAAAAGCCACTTCGAAGGTCTACAAACTTTTTTCTGCGAACAAATTACCTTCGGCCATTGTCAACCAAACCATCAGGGAAGTGAAGTCACAAAAGAAAAATCAAAAAGCAAAAGCCTTTCGCCGCTTTTGGTGTACCTTTAACAACCAAAATTTAAAAGTTGAAAAAGAAAAAGGCTTATACAAACTCTCTTTTCCTACATTAGAGAAACGGGTTGGTGTTCCAGTTGTGGCAGAGCTCTACCAGCAGCATTGGCTTGATAAAATACTGTCCGGCGAAGCAAAATTAGGTGCCGGCGAGCTTTATGAGAAAAAAGGGAAATGGTATATGTCTGTAGCGGTTTCCTTTGAACCGAAGGTTGTTTCCTCTTCTTCTAAAGTGATGGGTGTAGACGTGGGGCTGAATTATTTAGCTGTTGCTTCAATAGGGACAAATTCATTGTTTTTTAAAGGAAACGAGGCTGCTTTTATTCGAAGAACTTTTTCTTCAAGGAGAAAAACCTTAGGAAGAAATAAGCTTCTTTCTGTTATTAAAGCCTCTAAAGATAAAGAATCCCAATGGATGAAAAATCTAAACCATAAAATAAGCCGGCAAATCGTGAATTTTGCTGCAGAGAACGGTGTTCACTGCATTCGAATGGAAGATTTGACAGGCATTCGCCGTAAAGCCAAATCAAAAAAAGACGCAGGCAGAAATCTGCACTCCTGGGCACATTATCAGCTTCAGCAGTTTATTGAATATAAAGCCAAAATGGCAGGGATTCAAGTTGAATATGTGAATCCACATCATACCTCTCAAACATGTAAATGTGGCCATGTAGACAAAAAGAATCGAAAAAGACACACGTTTGCGTGTGTCAAATGTCAGTATAAACTTCATGCTGATGCGAATGCGGCCATTAATATTTCGAAAGCCATCAGCGGCTCTTCAAAAAAGAAAAACAAGCAAGCAGCTTAA
- a CDS encoding GntR family transcriptional regulator: protein MAVKYKEIADRLESDIREGKFGQTKKLPTEDELIKQFEVSRNTIRKAILQLVNRGYIYQVQGSGMFLREESGTDYINLGSLRGLTKDLASKTIETKIVALQVIEADEAKAQQLRCEAGTKLYYIKRLRVVDDEPFSIEISYFKKDIVPYLNEEIAARSIYSYLIDDLKLNIGFADKVINCEKNDEVSAELLQVNPQDPALIVENTVCLTNGTIFEWSQSIFHYQKAKILNRINFK from the coding sequence ATGGCTGTAAAATATAAAGAAATAGCGGATCGTTTAGAGTCAGACATTCGAGAAGGAAAGTTTGGTCAAACGAAAAAACTGCCTACAGAAGATGAATTGATAAAACAGTTTGAAGTGAGCCGAAATACAATTCGAAAAGCCATTCTCCAGCTGGTGAATCGCGGCTATATCTATCAGGTGCAGGGCAGCGGGATGTTTTTAAGAGAGGAATCCGGAACAGATTATATTAATCTGGGGAGCCTTAGAGGGTTAACAAAAGATTTGGCTTCAAAAACCATTGAAACAAAAATTGTAGCTTTACAGGTAATAGAAGCAGATGAAGCAAAAGCACAGCAGCTTCGCTGCGAAGCAGGCACGAAACTTTACTATATTAAACGGCTGCGCGTGGTCGATGATGAACCCTTCTCCATTGAAATCAGTTACTTTAAAAAAGATATTGTGCCATACTTAAATGAAGAGATCGCTGCAAGGTCTATTTATAGTTACTTGATAGACGACTTAAAATTAAACATCGGCTTTGCGGACAAAGTCATCAACTGTGAAAAAAATGATGAAGTAAGTGCAGAATTACTTCAGGTGAATCCACAAGATCCAGCCCTGATTGTTGAAAATACAGTATGCTTAACGAACGGCACCATTTTTGAATGGTCCCAATCCATTTTTCATTATCAAAAAGCAAAAATTTTAAATCGAATTAACTTTAAATGA